The nucleotide window AGAAGCcagcaggaagaggaagagggagacgcGCCGCTGCGGCTACTACACTagtcgaagaagaaaacacaGAAATGgccgacaccaccaccacgtcaGAAACCACTAAAACCACCCGCGGCCGTCCCAAGAAGACTGTCGCAGGTAGGaaaccctccgcctcctcctccccagacgAAACGGTCGAAATCCCAGAAACTCAACCCTCCGCCCTCGAGCCCGGAACGCCCATTTCCGACAACGACACAGCAGGCCCCACCATCgcacctccccaaccgcgTTCCTTTTCCGTCAGCCCCCAGAAGAAACGCCCATCcgtcaccacaaccacctcctcttccgaaGCAgacctccgccgccgcctaGGCGACCTAACCAAATCCCACTCGGCCCTCGAATCCAAATACAACGCTCTCCGCGACACCACCGTCCCCCAAGCCGAAAAAACCTTTGACTCGTACCGGAAAACATCCGAGTCCAAATCCAAGCTCGCGGACCAGCTGATTGCCTCTTTAAAAGCCGAGCTTTCCACCGCTAAACAATTCAGCGCtgtcatcccctccctccaatCTGACCTGTCAACCGCCCAGGCTCAAATCGTGAAATTTGAGGCTCAGGTTGCGGAGCTGAACAAGACGATTGCGGAGCAAAAGACGGAGATCAAGGCGCTGAATATGAAGTTGGCTGCTGCGAGGAATGCGGAAGCGGCGGCGAATAGCAGGAGTGTGACGGCACAGGTGCCGGGGAGtgcgatgaagaagacgttgggggttggtggggtgagggggacggggatgcAGGTGCAGGAGGCTACTTTGGCCGcgcagaggaaggaggatCTGTATGCGGATTTGACGGGGTTGATCGTCAGGGGGGTGAatgtggggggggagggggtcgaGTTTGATTGTTTGCAGACTGGGAGGAATGGGAGTAAGTTTTCCTGTGACGGTGGAGAGAAAACGGTGGCTAATATGATGGCAGCATTACATTTTAAACTCACAATGTCatctggggatggggatgagtCGCAGTGCGAGTATAACCCCATGTTGGATACCAATAGGGACAGGGCGCTGATTGATGTGCTGCCGGAGTttttggtggatgagatTGCTTTTCCTAGGGCGCAGGCGGGGAAGTTTTATCAGAGGATCATGAGGGCTTTGAATGAGTCTTGATGTGTATATACCGTAGACTGTAGGATAACCTTGGACAGGACATGGGTGCTTGTGGGATTATCATCATTTGGTGGGTTTTCTATCCTGTAACTTGTTGGCATTATTCACGGCATGGTGGGAGAGCATGGTTTGCTTTTTGCGGAGTGGTGGGTAGGATATTGGCGGTTGGAGTTTGGGCACGTTTTTCCTCAATCGAGAAGTCATCACTTGAAACAGTACTAGCACGTCTCCAGTCACCATCAGTGTGTGCGGTGAGAGGCATGCGTTTTAGGTCGG belongs to Podospora bellae-mahoneyi strain CBS 112042 chromosome 6, whole genome shotgun sequence and includes:
- a CDS encoding hypothetical protein (EggNog:ENOG503NX7P; COG:S), whose product is MLRTKIRSQLLELVDSDSEDGLGGIARTSSSSSSSSTSTAAANIGRPRKLNSKKTTTSAIMPPKKRGAAAKATAASKVTKPEPKNTATTRRAAGRVAAAVEKEVLGDAPAENAPAEKPAGRGRGRRAAAATTLVEEENTEMADTTTTSETTKTTRGRPKKTVAGRKPSASSSPDETVEIPETQPSALEPGTPISDNDTAGPTIAPPQPRSFSVSPQKKRPSVTTTTSSSEADLRRRLGDLTKSHSALESKYNALRDTTVPQAEKTFDSYRKTSESKSKLADQLIASLKAELSTAKQFSAVIPSLQSDLSTAQAQIVKFEAQVAELNKTIAEQKTEIKALNMKLAAARNAEAAANSRSVTAQVPGSAMKKTLGVGGVRGTGMQVQEATLAAQRKEDLYADLTGLIVRGVNVGGEGVEFDCLQTGRNGTLHFKLTMSSGDGDESQCEYNPMLDTNRDRALIDVLPEFLVDEIAFPRAQAGKFYQRIMRALNES